TTGCTGGGAGAAATGTGTTTCAATGCAGGATTCAcgatcattttgtttgtctaCAGTAGGTTGATACTCAGTCTCTAGTGCTTCGTCTTTTATCATGAATGTTGTATTTCTTTCTTCATTCTTGTTTAGTTTAACACTGTTGAGCTTCTCTACTCCCTGTTCATCTGTTGCATCATAATTCATTATAATCTCTGTATCAGACTCTACTTTTAACACAGTCAAATTCTTTGCACTGTTGAAGTCCACATTTGACTTCTCTCCACTCTCCTGGTTCATCAAAGACTGTTCATATTCATCCTGATAATATTCCTTATCTTTTTGGTCCTCATTACTGGCACAGGTTTCAATCATTTCTTCATCGTGTTCTTTTTCAGTGTTGTCTTCCTCCACAATTTTCCCATCTTGAAGTTTTTCACTCTCAGATTCCTCCAAAATTTTGTCATCTTGATATTTTTCACTCTCAGATTCCTTCACAATTTTCTCATCTTGATATTTTTCACTCTTTGATTCTTCAATAATTTTGTCATCTTCAATTTTTTCCCTCTTACATTCTTCCACAGATTTCTCATCTTGATATTTTTCACTCTCGGATTTGTCCACAATTTTGTAATCTTGAAGTTTTTTCCTCTTACATTCATCCACAATTTTCTCATCCTGAAGTTTTTCGCTCTGAGATCCCTCCAAAATTTTGTCATCTTGATATTTTTCACTGTCAGATTTGTCCACAATTTTGTCATCTTCAAATTTTTCCCTCTTACATTCCTCCACAATTTTCCCATCTTGAAGTTTTTCGCTCTGAGATTCCTCCACAATTTTCCCATCTTGAAGTTTTTCGCTCTGAGATTCCTCTAAAATTTTGTCATCTTGATATTTTTCACTCTCAGATTTGTCCACAATTTTGTCATCTTGAGGTTTTTCACCCTGAGATTCCTCCAAAATTTTGTCATCTTGATATTTTTTACTCTCGGATTTTTCAATCATTTCGTAATCTTCAAAAATGTCCCTCTTACATTCCTCCACAATTTTCCCATCTTGAAGTTTTTTGCTCTGGGATTGCTCCAAAATGTTGTCATCTTGATATTTTTCACTCTCAGATTCCTCCACAATTTTCCCATCTTGAAGTTTTTCGCTCTGAGATCCCTCCAAAATGTTGTCATCTTGATATTTTTCACTCTCAGATTTgtccaaaattctgtcatcttcAAATTTTTCCCTCTTACATTCCTCCACAACTTTCCCATCTTGATATTTTTCACACTCAAATTCCTCCGAAATTTTGTCATGTTGAAGTTTTTCGCTCTGAGATCCTTCCAAAATGTTGTCATCTTGATATTTTTCACTCTCAGATTTGTCCACAATTTTGTCATCTTGATATTTTTCACTCTCAGATTCCTCCACAATTTTCTCATCTTGATATTTTTCACTCTCAGATTCCTCCACAATTTTCCCATCTTGAAGTTTTTCGCTCTGAGATTGCTCCAAAATATTGTCATCTTGATATTTTTCACTCTCAGATTTGTCCACAATTTTGTCATCTTCAGATTTTTCCCTCTTACATTCCTCCACCATTTTCCCATCTTGATATTTTTCACTCTCAGATTTGTCCACAATTTTGTCATCTTCAGATTTTTCCCTCTTACATTCCTCCACCATTTTCCCATCTTGATATTTTTCACTCTCAGATTCCTCCACAATTTTCTCATCTTGATATTTTTCGTTCTTGTCTTCCCCCATCACTTTCTCATGTTGTTCCTTTTCACATTCTTCCATAATTTCcccatgttgttttttttctttctcaaagTTTTTTTCATCTTGTATATTTTCACTCTTAATCTCCTCCACAATTTTCTTATTGTGTTCTTTTTCACTGTCATCTTTTTTCATCATCTTCCCATCTGGTTCCTCCTGTCCTGCATTTATCTCTTCACTTTCATCTCTATTTTCAACTCTTTCTTCTCCACCTTCTTCCTCATACCCTCTCACTCCATGCCTCTCTTCAACCACTTTGTCCTCCTCATCTTTAATCTCGGTTTCTTGTTCCTCCTGAATCCATTCCTTCTGATTCCTCTCTCCATCCTCTTCCTCTAACTCTTCCTCCTCAACTGTAGATATAATGGAGGACAGGGCAGTGAAGTCTCTTTTTAGGTTCAAGTCCTTCACTGTTTGTGGGGTAACAGGCAGATCAGGAAGTGGTCTAGATGGGGGCTGAAGTACTGGGAGACATGATGGGACCAGTGAAACAGGAGAACATTGAGGAGGAGAGGACAGGAGAGCACCTGGGGTGCAGACAGAGGAATCTGAGATACTTTGAGAATCCAGATCGAAATCAGAAATCAGAAGAACCTCCGAATGTTTTGGTGAAAGCTCAAAACCAGAGGGAGGCGAAGGTAGTTCTGCTGTTGTTTTTGCTTCATATGAGCCCTCATTGTCTAAGTCTGTGGTTGGTGGTGGTGGGTAAAACACAAGACTGTCTAAAATGGCCATGATGGGTGTGTTTATTTCCGACTGTAATGTATCGGTCACAGTTGGTGGTTGGGTTTGGAGCTTCAGACTGGAGGGGGGTTGTGTATGGTCAACGGTGTCTTTATAGGAAGACTCAGTGAGCTGAGGTGAAGATGGGTGGATCTGACTCCTAGAAGATAACATTGCACTGTTTTGAGGGGGATTCTGCTCTAAATGGCTAGAAGATGCTGTTACTGGACTGTGCCACAAAGAAGTTGCACTGTTAGGGAACACAAGTGTTGGGCTTTTGGATGTTGGAGTCAATGGGCGGTACGGTGATGCAACTGTCGATCTATAAGGAGATGGAGGCGTGGAAGATGAAAGctcattgaaaatgaaaacATTGTCTGTCGGACTGCTATGCAGTGTTCTGTGAGGACTTCTGACTGCAAAACAAAAGAAAGGAAAGGGAAACAAACTTACTATGAATGTTATTTGATGCATAACTGAGCTCACAATGACATAAAAACCGTTGGTGTGACTTAAAATGTTGAAATATGTTACTAGGAGTAAGAAAAAATTCACGGACTGACATCATTTCAATGCATTTCTCTTTACCTGGGAATGGTGAGCTGGGTTGAGAATTTACGGAGCCCTTCTGGTCACCCCctggaaaaaaagaaaacaatccgTGATCACGGTTTTGTAATTCGTCCCCTCAGTTTATAAACCGTACTCACGGATTATTAAACTGTTCCCTCAGTTTTACAAACCGTGCGCTCGGATTAATAAACCGTACGCACGAGTTAACAATCCGTGCTCTTAGATTTGTAAACCGTACCATCAGTTTTTGCAATCCGTACCCACGAATTTATAAACCGTGCGCACGCTTTTGCAATCTGTTCTCACAGTTTTGCTAACTGGATTTGTAGCCCCTCCCTCATTTTAGAAATCGCTATTCATTCTTATTCATTCTTTCCAAGTTTCCTattaatgtttgatattttcggaaattaataaagtttaaaccgTGTTAAGCTGTTTTATACGTTCCTAACTGGAAACgtgctttaatatttacgaaatattttaatcggatgctacagtaaacagatatctttgtgtaaaattaacatgttatttagatttattcatcaaataaaataagtatttaactaacaaatgatttctacatatcctatatattttaatcaataggcttgctatatattttcgtttttaattgctcatttcaaattcatattttatgtatttaacatcaacttATTAGGTAAAATTAAAAGATTATTAAGAGCTGCACAATTATAAACATATAAGTTTTATATACCTATAATTCttaattattgtaaatcaatattatttgcatttaacatcaacttcatgccaaacttttattatgatttacttaattttttggtgaaacatttttacattatgtttatTATCTGAGCTAATGTAAGCAAAAAAGTAGTTAGAAATTAAGTAGATCACATGTTAATTTAAGGATCAATGAGAAAATAATCATCAAAGGAAACTTCTGGGATGACAAACATCTGAGaaactctttaaaaaatccagataagtttggagtttattaatatttaaacttaaaatttgtacTTTGTTAATTAAATATTGTCTTTGTCCTTGCGTAAAGTTTTTTTATCTGAATACTTGAAgttatactgttatattaacTGGGTAACAGCTTTCTGTGCAAATACTGCTAGAATAATCGTGACTATTTGTATTGTACGTATTTATTTAGGTCACAAAGTGTTAAAATAGCTGTGCTCtttgaaatgtgtgtaaaagaaTCAATTTCTGGTCATatttttaatgcacaatgaGTGGGTATATGAGCCACACTCTGTAAAACATTTACTatgatttattcaatttttggtaaaacattttatacttaCAAATACTGAGTAAATTTGAAAGCTTTACATCTGGtattaacaataattaaattgatttcctattaaaaataaaattgagtaaaaataagtaattgcaAATGTTAAGTATATGTAgctgttttttatgaattttatttaaataaaaaatgagttgaatttacttaatgtAAAGTGAATTTATTTCATACCATCCTTTATGAACGATGAACAAAGCAATTGtacacaattattttattgaacatttatttacacatgacATAACTCTACAGTCATCATGAAACTCCAAAAATGCCAAACAGTACATGTTACAAATACAATGAGCTGAATAAACTCTGAGAGGTTGCAGAATCACTTCTTAATTCCAGACAGGTGGATCAGCAGAATCCTGCACCTATATTGTAAATGTAATTACTCATACTCCACACTTACCAGGATTTTTGAGGAGATTCGGAGATGTTTATTGTCTGCAAAAGACGCAATTTCATCTGCTGCTGAATAAAACCCGTTTGCTTTGTTGATTTTTAAATTAACACCTTATCTACTTTGTTTGCCTATATTTACTCAAATAATAGGctacaatgtaaaaatgtttgattGTCGATGTtatgttgatgttaaatacataaaatattaattttaaatgagcaattattattataagttttaaaacgtgtaaatatttaagtgtgaaattctcaaatatattgataatcagatataataatattgatttacaataattaaGAATTATATGTATAAAACTTATATGTATATAATTGTGCAGCTCttaataatcttttaatcttACCTAATAAGctgatgttaaatacataaaatatgaatttgaaatgagcaattaaaaacgaaaatatatAGCAAGCCTAAGTGTGgcattctcaaatatattgattaaaatattaaggatatgtagaaatcatttgttagttaaatatttattttatttgatgaataaatctaaataacatgttaattttacacaaagatatctgtttactgtagcatccgattaaaatatttcgtaaatattaaagcacGTTTCCAGTTAGGAACGTGTGGGGCAGCATAACACGGTTTAAACTTTGTTGGTTTccgaaaatatcaaacattgGTGGCAAACTTGGAAGGAATGAATAAGAATGAATAGCGATTTCTAAAATGAGGGAGGGGCTACAAATCCAGTTAGCAAAACTGTGAGAACAGATTGCAAAAGCGTGCGCACGGTTTATAAATTCGTGGGTACGGATTGCAAAAACTGAGGGTACGGTTTACAAATCTAAGAGCACGGATTGTTAACTCGTGCGTACGGTTTATTAATCCGAGCGCACGGTTTGTAAAACTGAGGGAACAGTTTAATAATCCGTGAGTACGGTTTATAAACTGAGGGGACGAATTACAAAACCGTGATCAcggattgttttcttttttccaggGGGTGACCAGAAGGGCGCCGTAAGAATTTGAAGAGGACAGTTGTCTAAAGAAATCTCTGGGGTTAGAAGTACGCTGGGATACTAGAGCTGCTGCCTCCTGCAGGTCACAAACCGTATTGCATAACTTTAATGCATTTGTCAAAGatacttttaaatgtatatatgtatatttttcatCATTGAAGCTATGACTCTATAAGCTGCTAActcaatgctctaccaattgagctacagggaCACTGTAGTAATCataaggggcggttcacattcgACGTCTAAAACCGCGCAGAAAACACGGACGTTgattggttcttgtcacatgatctgcggtgcgcttgcggcattctgaaaagttgagatgtttttaactcgatATGATGTGGACGCACCGCGTGCCCATTGCTACTGCGTTGCTTCCATTTTGAGCGCACATACCgcgcgcctacatttgaaataatgaacttGAGCACGCAAAAGACGCGAAATGTCATCACCCCTTACAATACTGAAGGAAACAGGCTGACACAAAACAATTAGGGACATTTTTACTAACAATGAAAGGGTTTAGTGTTTGACAAAACTCACAGTAGCTTTTTCTTTTGATTCAGAGTTTGAATATCTTGCTGTCCTTTCCTCTTCTTCTCGCTCTCTTACCTGGTCGTCCTGTTGTGTTCAGAGTATATACTGTATTACGTGTGTACACATGCATACATTCACTgttaatttataaaatgaagGCTCCTTAAAGGTTCATTGTcaggctgtatggttccataaagaacctttaacatccacagaacCCAAAAGGTTTTTTGTAGTGGATAAAGAacagaaagaaatggttctttaaaggattagtccgttttcttaaaaaaattccagataatttactcgccaccatgtcatccaaaatgttgatgtcttttttttgttcagttgagaagaaattatggtttttgaggaaaaaattctaggatttttc
This sequence is a window from Misgurnus anguillicaudatus chromosome 9, ASM2758022v2, whole genome shotgun sequence. Protein-coding genes within it:
- the LOC129423160 gene encoding uncharacterized protein isoform X2; amino-acid sequence: MQSMREINLETYSLSLLTAKEDILNPRSSTNWALFAYDGIMNRLKLADSGVGGLNELMTKLHPRRSLYGMCRVGTNQSHIVMILWVGNEVDEYRKAECASHLPAIRAFFREVQIFLPAHTLDEITEERICTLACKAATVMQGPRQRHVLRREDRQEAVGTNYRRTIASAEILRIQRDSFWAQAEREEDERKKEEQRRAAEDRRKREKERLLHERRQAEERERKMMEREQRIKEQRRIQAQMEAEQHRQDRLKWDDQVREREEEERTARYSNSESKEKATEAAALVSQRTSNPRDFFRQLSSSNSQPSSPFPVRSPHRTLHSSPTDNVFIFNELSSSTPPSPYRSTVASPYRPLTPTSKSPTLVFPNSATSLWHSPVTASSSHLEQNPPQNSAMLSSRSQIHPSSPQLTESSYKDTVDHTQPPSSLKLQTQPPTVTDTLQSEINTPIMAILDSLVFYPPPPTTDLDNEGSYEAKTTAELPSPPSGFELSPKHSEVLLISDFDLDSQSISDSSVCTPGALLSSPPQCSPVSLVPSCLPVLQPPSRPLPDLPVTPQTVKDLNLKRDFTALSSIISTVEEEELEEEDGERNQKEWIQEEQETEIKDEEDKVVEERHGVRGYEEEGGEERVENRDESEEINAGQEEPDGKMMKKDDSEKEHNKKIVEEIKSENIQDEKNFEKEKKQHGEIMEECEKEQHEKVMGEDKNEKYQDEKIVEESESEKYQDGKMVEECKREKSEDDKIVDKSESEKYQDGKMVEECKREKSEDDKIVDKSESEKYQDDNILEQSQSEKLQDGKIVEESESEKYQDEKIVEESESEKYQDDKIVDKSESEKYQDDNILEGSQSEKLQHDKISEEFECEKYQDGKVVEECKREKFEDDRILDKSESEKYQDDNILEGSQSEKLQDGKIVEESESEKYQDDNILEQSQSKKLQDGKIVEECKRDIFEDYEMIEKSESKKYQDDKILEESQGEKPQDDKIVDKSESEKYQDDKILEESQSEKLQDGKIVEESQSEKLQDGKIVEECKREKFEDDKIVDKSDSEKYQDDKILEGSQSEKLQDEKIVDECKRKKLQDYKIVDKSESEKYQDEKSVEECKREKIEDDKIIEESKSEKYQDEKIVKESESEKYQDDKILEESESEKLQDGKIVEEDNTEKEHDEEMIETCASNEDQKDKEYYQDEYEQSLMNQESGEKSNVDFNSAKNLTVLKVESDTEIIMNYDATDEQGVEKLNSVKLNKNEERNTTFMIKDEALETEYQPTVDKQNDRESCIETHFSQQTPLFPESSTTGIGQYSHRSLPESISHNKNEPRMSTDLQTLSSWSDSQTLTNDSLTAISFSQACLQNHTGSEENHITLSQPTSEQSCTTEHITSAIPQSQASTAQSDGEEGLETVNHFIKDLDTSRCISDQSQQGLTNENTNDDGEEEEEAATVTASDGSQDSKCDSAPEYPNEAQQCEISLNSRDIRKLQKTDEPLTSQRGSEELSRKIGDISTLMSSEIDVAMETDHHS
- the LOC129423160 gene encoding uncharacterized protein isoform X1 produces the protein MQSMREINLETYSLSLLTAKEDILNPRSSTNWALFAYDGIMNRLKLADSGVGGLNELMTKLHPRRSLYGMCRVGTNQSHIVMILWVGNEVDEYRKAECASHLPAIRAFFREVQIFLPAHTLDEITEERICTLACKAATVMQGPRQRHVLRREDRQEAVGTNYRRTIASAEILRIQRDSFWAQAEREEDERKKEEQRRAAEDRRKREKERLLHERRQAEERERKMMEREQRIKEQRRIQAQMEAEQHRQDRLKWDDQVREREEEERTARYSNSESKEKATEAAALVSQRTSNPRDFFRQLSSSNSQPSSPFPVRSPHRTLHSSPTDNVFIFNELSSSTPPSPYRSTVASPYRPLTPTSKSPTLVFPNSATSLWHSPVTASSSHLEQNPPQNSAMLSSRSQIHPSSPQLTESSYKDTVDHTQPPSSLKLQTQPPTVTDTLQSEINTPIMAILDSLVFYPPPPTTDLDNEGSYEAKTTAELPSPPSGFELSPKHSEVLLISDFDLDSQSISDSSVCTPGALLSSPPQCSPVSLVPSCLPVLQPPSRPLPDLPVTPQTVKDLNLKRDFTALSSIISTVEEEELEEEDGERNQKEWIQEEQETEIKDEEDKVVEERHGVRGYEEEGGEERVENRDESEEINAGQEEPDGKMMKKDDSEKEHNKKIVEEIKSENIQDEKNFEKEKKQHGEIMEECEKEQHEKVMGEDKNEKYQDEKIVEESESEKYQDGKMVEECKREKSEDDKIVDKSESEKYQDGKMVEECKREKSEDDKIVDKSESEKYQDDNILEQSQSEKLQDGKIVEESESEKYQDEKIVEESESEKYQDDKIVDKSESEKYQDDNILEGSQSEKLQHDKISEEFECEKYQDGKVVEECKREKFEDDRILDKSESEKYQDDNILEGSQSEKLQDGKIVEESESEKYQDDNILEQSQSKKLQDGKIVEECKRDIFEDYEMIEKSESKKYQDDKILEESQGEKPQDDKIVDKSESEKYQDDKILEESQSEKLQDGKIVEESQSEKLQDGKIVEECKREKFEDDKIVDKSDSEKYQDDKILEGSQSEKLQDEKIVDECKRKKLQDYKIVDKSESEKYQDEKSVEECKREKIEDDKIIEESKSEKYQDEKIVKESESEKYQDDKILEESESEKLQDGKIVEEDNTEKEHDEEMIETCASNEDQKDKEYYQDEYEQSLMNQESGEKSNVDFNSAKNLTVLKVESDTEIIMNYDATDEQGVEKLNSVKLNKNEERNTTFMIKDEALETEYQPTVDKQNDRESCIETHFSQQTPLFPESSTTGIGQYSHRSLPESISHNKNEPRMSTDLQTLSSWSDSQTLTNDSLTAISFSQACLQNHTGSEENHITLSQPTSEQSCTTEHITSAIPQSQASTAQSDGEEGLETVNHFIKADLDTSRCISDQSQQGLTNENTNDDGEEEEEAATVTASDGSQDSKCDSAPEYPNEAQQCEISLNSRDIRKLQKTDEPLTSQRGSEELSRKIGDISTLMSSEIDVAMETDHHS
- the LOC129423160 gene encoding uncharacterized protein isoform X3 → MLKYLGNNSVEALFAYDGIMNRLKLADSGVGGLNELMTKLHPRRSLYGMCRVGTNQSHIVMILWVGNEVDEYRKAECASHLPAIRAFFREVQIFLPAHTLDEITEERICTLACKAATVMQGPRQRHVLRREDRQEAVGTNYRRTIASAEILRIQRDSFWAQAEREEDERKKEEQRRAAEDRRKREKERLLHERRQAEERERKMMEREQRIKEQRRIQAQMEAEQHRQDRLKWDDQVREREEEERTARYSNSESKEKATEAAALVSQRTSNPRDFFRQLSSSNSQPSSPFPVRSPHRTLHSSPTDNVFIFNELSSSTPPSPYRSTVASPYRPLTPTSKSPTLVFPNSATSLWHSPVTASSSHLEQNPPQNSAMLSSRSQIHPSSPQLTESSYKDTVDHTQPPSSLKLQTQPPTVTDTLQSEINTPIMAILDSLVFYPPPPTTDLDNEGSYEAKTTAELPSPPSGFELSPKHSEVLLISDFDLDSQSISDSSVCTPGALLSSPPQCSPVSLVPSCLPVLQPPSRPLPDLPVTPQTVKDLNLKRDFTALSSIISTVEEEELEEEDGERNQKEWIQEEQETEIKDEEDKVVEERHGVRGYEEEGGEERVENRDESEEINAGQEEPDGKMMKKDDSEKEHNKKIVEEIKSENIQDEKNFEKEKKQHGEIMEECEKEQHEKVMGEDKNEKYQDEKIVEESESEKYQDGKMVEECKREKSEDDKIVDKSESEKYQDGKMVEECKREKSEDDKIVDKSESEKYQDDNILEQSQSEKLQDGKIVEESESEKYQDEKIVEESESEKYQDDKIVDKSESEKYQDDNILEGSQSEKLQHDKISEEFECEKYQDGKVVEECKREKFEDDRILDKSESEKYQDDNILEGSQSEKLQDGKIVEESESEKYQDDNILEQSQSKKLQDGKIVEECKRDIFEDYEMIEKSESKKYQDDKILEESQGEKPQDDKIVDKSESEKYQDDKILEESQSEKLQDGKIVEESQSEKLQDGKIVEECKREKFEDDKIVDKSDSEKYQDDKILEGSQSEKLQDEKIVDECKRKKLQDYKIVDKSESEKYQDEKSVEECKREKIEDDKIIEESKSEKYQDEKIVKESESEKYQDDKILEESESEKLQDGKIVEEDNTEKEHDEEMIETCASNEDQKDKEYYQDEYEQSLMNQESGEKSNVDFNSAKNLTVLKVESDTEIIMNYDATDEQGVEKLNSVKLNKNEERNTTFMIKDEALETEYQPTVDKQNDRESCIETHFSQQTPLFPESSTTGIGQYSHRSLPESISHNKNEPRMSTDLQTLSSWSDSQTLTNDSLTAISFSQACLQNHTGSEENHITLSQPTSEQSCTTEHITSAIPQSQASTAQSDGEEGLETVNHFIKADLDTSRCISDQSQQGLTNENTNDDGEEEEEAATVTASDGSQDSKCDSAPEYPNEAQQCEISLNSRDIRKLQKTDEPLTSQRGSEELSRKIGDISTLMSSEIDVAMETDHHS